In Hevea brasiliensis isolate MT/VB/25A 57/8 unplaced genomic scaffold, ASM3005281v1 Scaf165, whole genome shotgun sequence, the following proteins share a genomic window:
- the LOC131176554 gene encoding beta-glucosidase 18-like: MKKACFVLVLFLSSIALMIDRCSCLDRSQFPPSFLFGTATSSYQIEGAYLEGNKGLSNWDVFTHVSGTNTADGSNGDVADDHYHLFLDDIELMHSLGVNSYRFSISWVRILPKGRFGEINSEGIIFYNKLIDALVLKGIEPVVTLHHFDVPQELEDRYGAWLSSQIQDDFGYFADICFQAFGDRVKHWITLNEANMVAQYGYYSGIWPPNRCSYPVGKCKAGNSELEPYIAAHNMILAHATATEIYRKKYQEKQGGKIGIVLHIYWYEPLRDIPADRVAAQRALGFIAAWFMDPIMFGEYPPEMQQIVGLRLPTFSVEDKRKLANKLDFIGINHYSTLYAKDCLLTPCNYHDDLLKDTFTYGTGEKDGVLIGEPTAMPTFYVVPNSMEKTIMYFKDRYNNTPMYITENGYAQPSSKNIEDMLNDENRLEYMQGYLTSLVSAIRNGADVRGYFHWSLIDNFEWTYGYTISFGLYHVDRRTMQRTPKRSAKWFQHFLKNESGFFLA, encoded by the exons ATGAAGAAAGCCTGTTTTGTGTTAGTTCTCTTCCTATCATCAATAGCGTTGATGATAGACAGGTGTTCATGTTTGGACCGTAGCCAATTCCCTCCTTCTTTTCTCTTTGGTACCGCAACTTCTTCTTATCAG ATTGAAGGAGCATACTTGGAAGGCAACAAAGGCCTAAGCAATTGGGATGTATTTACTCACGTATCTGGTACAAATACTGCGGATGGAAGCAATGGGGATGTAGCTGATGATCACTATCATCTATTTTTG GACGACATAGAGTTAATGCATTCCCTTGGAGTAAATTCATATAGATTTTCGATTTCATGGGTCAGAATTCTTCCAA AGGGTAGATTTGGAGAGATCAATTCTGAAGGAATTATATTTTACAATAAGCTTATTGATGCTCTTGTGCTCAAAG GAATAGAACCAGTTGTTACCTTGCATCATTTTGATGTTCCTCAAGAACTAGAAGATCGATACGGCGCTTGGCTAAGTTCTCAAATACA GGATGATTTCGGCTACTTCGCAGATATCTGCTTCCAAGCTTTTGGAGACAGAGTCAAACATTGGATTACACTCAATGAAGCTAACATGGTAGCCCAATATGGCTACTACAGTGGAATATGGCCACCAAATCGATGCTCTTACCCTGTAGGCAAATGTAAAGCTGGGAACTCTGAGTTAGAGCCTTACATTGCTGCACATAATATGATATTAGCGCATGCCACAGCAACTGAAATTTACCGGAAGAAGTATCAG GAAAAACAAGGAGGAAAAATTGGCATTGTATTACATATCTACTGGTATGAGCCATTGAGAGATATTCCAGCTGATCGTGTGGCTGCTCAACGAGCTTTAGGTTTCATTGCCGCATG GTTTATGGATCCCATTATGTTTGGAGAGTATCCGCCAGAGATGCAACAGATTGTAGGTCTAAGGCTACCAACATTTTCAGTGGAGGATAAGAGGAAACTAGCAAACAAATTGGATTTCATTGGAATCAACCATTATAGCACCCTCTATGCAAAGGATTGTTTGTTGACACCATGCAATTATCATGATGATTTACTTAAAGATACCTTTACTTATGGAACTGGAGAGAAAGATGGAGTTCTTATAGGAGAGCCA ACAGCAATGCCTACCTTCTATGTTGTTCCAAATAGCATGGAGAAGACAATCATGTACTTCAAAGATAGATACAACAACACGCCTATGTACATCACAGAAAATG GATATGCACAGCCTAGCAGCAAAAACATTGAAGATATGCTCAATGACGAGAACAGGTTAGAGTACATGCAGGGTTACCTCACTTCTTTGGTTTCGGCAATTAG GAATGGAGCAGATGTGAGAGGCTACTTCCATTGGTCTCTGATCGACAATTTTGAGTGGACTTATGGTTATACAATAAGCTTCGGATTGTATCATGTAGACCGCAGAACAATGCAAAGAACACCAAAGAGATCAGCCAAATGGTTCCAGCATTTCTTGAAAAATGAATCTGGTTTTTTTCTTGCCtaa